Within the Oncorhynchus kisutch isolate 150728-3 linkage group LG13, Okis_V2, whole genome shotgun sequence genome, the region cccacaccattccaacacagaaaagctgttTTTTAACATACTTAAAAACATTTTGGAAGGAAAACTAAAATCACTCCAACTGTATTGTAAATAATTATAGGTATTATTTCATAGAAATcttgaaacactggacagttactttaaaataTCTATTGGATTTACCCAGTCTTTGGTGATATACGAGACCTTCacaggacatactgtacatattacaTAACACATTTTTATACATTATCTTGCTGAGAACATCACATTCTGGTCTATGGGAGAATTACAATATTTGGGTCATTGACATGTTGCATTTCCAACATTAATTCAGTTTCTTTGGCAGCTTCTACAACTTATTATCTTGGTTAGAAGGATACTGTATAGTATTTGGGGTTCTTTGGGCGTAGCTTTAGACACGGGAAAAATGTATACCATTGTATtccacactgcataaagagatggaataaggAACATATTGGTCTATGAGACAGGAAATACATTATGGCCATCAGAACCACAATATTAAAAAAACACAATAGTAAAAGGTGTAATTTCAGACAAGGACATTATTTGAGACAATTATTTCTTATTACATGAGAGCAGAATTTCAGACAAACGAGAGATCACATACGGTATATCCCAAATGATGATACAATATGCATCAACAGTCAAACACTCTAGATTCACCTTTGCCGTAGTATTGAGTCTAGAGGCAAGATTTGACTACACTGTTATAAATGTATACAACTTTCAATAAATTTCTAATAATCCAGTTGAACACGACAGGGGATTCATCCCAATTCTCTACACTTCTCCCAAACTGTGCACACACAACCTGTCATGGATTTAACATAAGCTATGCAAGCACATGACTGCTAAGGAAGGACAACATCAACAATAAAACATTGCCCTTTCAATCAGTTACAGTAAATTACAAAGGAAAAGACCAAGAGAATAATTACCCAAGGCACATTTTCACACAAGTATCCCATTGAAATCAATTAATGATTTATGTGGAAGTTAGAGTTGTGCAAGCTTCTCAACCCTGAATGAACCCCGTAGACAAGATGCTTAGAGGCATCAGAAGGCCCCCGCATCAGATTTGAAATTGAGGATCTCTGCAGCCAGCTTCTGGGCATCCATCAGGTGAGGGAACATCCCCATGACCGTATCTACTTGGTGGGGGTTGAAGATGGCCTGCAGTTTCTTACggagctcctctctgtctgtgtcaaaGGCAGAAGGTGGAGGTGGCTGGGCCCAGGAGTTGAGTTCCTGCTGATTCCTGTAAGAGGAGCATGAGTGGGGGGCTCCATGCGGGGTTGGGGGGTGATGGTGGGGGCTCGGGGTGAGGCTACACAATGCCCTAGCCTGGGGGACCCCACCATGGAAGGGGTCTGACCAGTACTTCTGGGGGTGCTGATGGGGGTGGAAATTATGTGCCCCCACCCTGCCTTGCTGGAAGTTGCAGGGGaggctgtagtggtgcatgttgggTGGGAACAGAGGAGGCGAGTAGGTGTCATACCTTGGCTGGGATTGGGACTCGAGGTGTGGGTTGCTGTGGTGCTGCTGCTGGGGACCTGTGAAGGGAGCCAAATGGAAACAACACctgcagggctggaggctgtCCTGGGCCAGCCTCTCTGAATGCATGCCTGGATGTCTGGAACcctgttgtttctgctgctgCCTGGGACTGAAGGCCTTGCTGTGGCCTTGGGACACATCCGAGTACTGGCTCTCATAGGTGCCAAAACCAGAGTCCATGCACTCATGGGAGATGCTGGCATAGGGGAGGTCAGTAGTAGCGTAGGGGGAGAACATACTGGGCATATTGGGCCAGTCCATTTGTCCTTGGTCTACTGCTGTGGGGCTGCGGGCCTTCTGGTTCCTACTGGAGTGTGGCCCATCCCAGGACATAAACATGTTCTCAGTTACCTGGCTATTGGGACCCTCCCTCAGGGAACCGCGATGCTCCAACGTCAGCCTGTGCTCCAGGTCATTCTCCAGAGAATAGGAGGGAAAGGGGCTCGGGTCGGCCtgggggcccctcaggtgtgACGTCGTGTGATTCCGGTcctcttttactgaggagagccTTGCCTTCTCCCTGAGCTCATCAGCCAATGAGCAGTGAGATTGGTGAGTGCGCTCAGGGTGGTAGAACTTACACTTTACGCCATACGTGCACTTTTTACCTGAAATAGAAAACATAAATGAGTTACTAAACATGACAGTTACAGTATTTCTACCTAAATCTGAAATAATACAATTCTACAGGAGAAAGTATCTTGACTCTTCACAAAGAGTCTCAGATTAGAAGTGCTGATATAAAATAATTTATGCCTAatggagacctgatcctagattagTACTTTGTGTTTGTCTTCTGCTTCAACAAGACAGGTTTTAAACTAAGCATCAGTGTTCAGACAATATAATTAGAACCCTATGGTATCTCACACATATATCTCTATGGTTGAGATCCTACCATAAGGACAGAGTTGGCGTTTGTGTTCTGGTAGTAGAGGCTTCTTCCTCAGGAAGTTCTCCAGACTGGGACCATGACGACCAAGCGGGTCATCTGGGGGCATGAATCTGGGCCGGAAATGGGTAATATTGATCAGAAAACAATACAGGCAGAGAAGTGATAGAGGATCGAATCTAATCGATTAGAACAATAAGACCCGGTGCAGGCAGAGGGAATGTTTGCTTTTCATATCTGAAATAATTACATTAACACAGGTCTCATGAATCATCCTCTAACCATACAggagtggtcaccaaccttttctgagtcaagatcactttgagtcaaaatgcaagcggAGATCTACCacagatttgtttaaaaaaacataagcctatgcaacattaacctatTAAAAACAGTAGTGTAACAATTAGGTTTATGcattaggctataggcccaatacctTATCACcgcatattggctttgcttggCTTTGCTTTTAGGTAGGCTATACGATCAGACCGGTAATAGACCAGATGTTGTATTAcctgtgaggcacagctgagtgagctaCATTTATATATTaatttattttactgggctgattgtgcctgcatctgatggtcagtctcagtggagggagcgAGCAGCAGACTGAAGGTTCGCCTCTTAACGCCTCTTTCCATTTTCTAcgctgaccaaaaagggacacgtcttccagctgatggcaaaACTCGAGTCGCACCACATTATTTTTGCCTCTGGACAAATACATGTTGTTAATCCTTTTATGGTGATTTTTCAGTAGCATATTTATTGTGAAATATTAATGTAATAAAACAGAATCATTAAAAGCTTCAAAGGAACCTGTAACCACACCTGTTTAGCATAAGAAAAGCCaatatacaaaataaatacacacaTTGTAATCTAGAAGCATGCCTGGATTAAGAAGTGTCAGAATCTGTCAGggatctcctcctcttcttccgaagaggagaggcgaaaaggatcagaggaccaatatgcggcgtggtaagtgtccatggttcttttaatacgtaaacgtacacatgaacaactgattacaaaaaacaagaaacgtgtgaaaccctaaacagccctatctggtgcaaaacacagagacaggaacaatcacccacaaacacacagtgacacccaggctacctaagtatgattctcaatcagagacaactaatgacacctgcctctgattgagaaccatactaggccgaaacatagaaatgcccaaatcatagaaaaacaaacatagactgcccacccaactcacgccctgagcatactaaataatgacaaaacaaagcaaataaaggtcagaacgtgacagaatcAATATAATGAATGTACTTATGACTATAGCCTGGAGGGTGCCGATATAATCTACTTGTGACTGCAGCCTGGCAGGGGCCCCTATTACCTTTTAACCAAACTGTCATagtttataatataataatataatcggTTCAGTGATTTGTAGAGCGTTAAATGATTTGTAGAGGCGGGAAAAAGTCTGCCTCAAAGAAAGAACTTAGGGTTGGAAATAATTGTGGCGCAAAGCCAAAAAGAGTTCATAATTTACAGTCACTCCTCTCTATGTATGTAATATAAGGATGAAACTGTATAAAAAGAGTGTGCTAAGGCTGGGAAAAACAGTTGATCCAAGAACCAGTTCGGCTTTTTACTTTGTAATAAAGTTTACTTTGAATTCACAAGCTCTGGTATCTGAGAAATATTATTGGACCAATATTCCTACGACACTTTCAAcggagaaagtgaaatattcctctatATTAAAAAATAcccaagccgctaataataaccATGCAAGCCTATCGATACACCTttctactcattcattacagctgcagtgctggttgtagcgcAAGTGGAAGTAGTATGAAtgtgcattttatggcttataaaagtgttgaataataaaaaaaaagtgttgacagtgctgagtaagaacttaaacatgaacacGCTCATAAAAAATCCCAGCTCTTCGCTGTATTTGTtgagtcatggttttaaaagttctTAAATATCTAAATATAaactttgctgtagctttcttttatgctTGCTACATTACTACAGACATGGTAATCTGAGCCATCCAATTGGTAGGCCTAGGGTGCACTTGATTTACTCTCCAGGCCCGccgggaaggcagagtttgtaccttcagacacatgaaatggtttaCACTTCACCTACCTGGCATGCAGGGCAGCTGAATCGGGTGCACCTGCCGCCAACAGCGCGAGACTAATAATATAAAAATAGGAACGCAAGGCTTTGACATAgagttttttacagaaatgtttggcaatcgtctaggaatgccttggagatcaaccagttggtgaccatggcattacagtatattacactactacagtatCTGCTCTAAAAGGTCAAATCTGCTTTTCGGAACCACGTTGCTCGCTATTTCTGGGCTGAATCCTGACTAGAGATGTAACAAACTTCTTCTTTGTCTGATGATGAGTAGGAAGGATCGggccaaaatgcagcgttgtaagTGTCCATGATAATTTATTATATCAGAACAcgagaaaatacaaaataacaaagtgcagGAAAGAAACGAAAAtctaaacagttctgtatggtgaaaacacagacacaaaaaACAACTACCCAGAAAaaccaggtgggaacaggctacccaagtatggttctcaatcagagacaacgattaacagctacctctgattgggaaccataccaagccaaaaacatagaactataacacacagaacaaacatagaatgcccaccccaactcacgccctgtccaaactaaaatagagacataaaaaaggaactacggtcaggacgtgacaagagAACTAAGTACATGACTCAAATTGTTCTACATATCTACccttgacatcaatgcatgattaatacaTGTTTTTCCAGAGAGTTAAAAACCTTTTTTTATACATCTCTCCATTTATCATGTTTCTGTCCATCAGTATTTATGACAGATGTTACCTGCTGAAACCCCCCCATACAACATGTATGATTCCCCTGCCTGCGTGGGATTGAATTCCGGGCCCCACTGGCCTCTTCACCATTGTATCTTCTCTCTATCAATCTCCCCTTAATGCATGCCTGTCACCcccctttaaaaaataaatacatccaGCACTCACTTGTCATTGACGAAAGAGTACATAAGCAGCCTCTCCTCGATACAGCGCTTCCACTCCGGACGCTCTCCCTGGAGGTCCCTATAGGTGTCGTTAGACACGATCACGCCGTCCGACTCGTAGGCCAGCTTCACAATAAAACGGTCGTCGTAGCAGACCACCCGTTTACCACCGACACGTCTCGAGGGCGTGAAGACAACTATCTTCTTCTTCTCTAGCTCCATTAGAATGTGTTGGTCTGGAAATGCAGATGCAGATGTTTCACCAAGTGTTTTATTATGTCCCAGTCATGTGCCTTTATTCATAAagcttctcagagtaggagtgctgatttcgGATCAGTTTTGCCGTATAGATAATAATGAATAAGATTGCTGGCGATGTAAGAAGAAGAGATGGCTCGCTTTATGTTTGGTCTTTCATCATATTGGAATTCTGTTTGACACAAATTATTCCACTGCCTTACCTTGTCTTCTTAGTACACATAAACATGACTAATATTTCAAAACAACGTATTCTATACCTTTGCATGATGAACAAGCCAGGTGACACTATGATAAGAAAGGGTCACATAACATTGCTTCAATCAAACATGGCATAGTGTGCCAAATCAAACAGGGGACACGCAAAACACAAATCCATCAACTGTGGATACCTGAGACAAAACACAGAGCACAAAACCATCAATCGTTTAAAACAAATATTACATGACAGTTTAATTATTACATAAGCTGTTCAAACTTCACAACCCAAATATCATATAACATGGAAACCTCCCAGCAGACTAAATTAAAGCATTGACAAATACATCCAAAATGAATGTTAAATAAATGCACCTGTGTGCACAGTGTGAAAACGGACAATGGAAATTgtttaaataaacaaaatggacAAGCTAAAGGCAACAATGTTCAGTAAGCCAACTTTGGAAAGATCTGGGGCCATATTCATATGGTGTCTCAAAGTAGGAGTAGTGATCGTGGATCTGGTCcctcctgtccatgtaatcttattcaatATGACCTAAAAGTAATGTATTTTTTCCTAGACCAGCGCTCCTAATGATACACTTGAATATGGACCCTGACTTAAATAAGTGTGAGACAGAGCTCCATATTTAACCATTTCCTTGAGGTTTTTAGAGACTACTATTGACTAAAGCCTGAAATGCACTCACAAATGTCAACTGTCTGTATCAAAAATGCTTTGATTGTTCAGGTAACAACAATCACTTGACATGTAAACCATAACGCTCTGCTTGATTAGAAACAGTTAAAGACTGTAACCTGAGACAGTAACCTGAGTGTGTGAGAAAAACAGTTGAATTTCCTGGTGGGGATTTCCCAATTCCCTGGTAGGATTGACTGTTGAGGTTATTtttacttcctggttactgggaCTGAAAATTTAACTTTTGGCTTGCTTGCTCCACCTCAGACAATGCCACTGAACCATGCAAGCAGTGGGCACCAGGTGATGATGTGTCAGCTACAAATAGTGGTCCGATCTACTGCACACTGGCTTTGTTAGTGGTTACGCTGGGTTAACACAAACACCTCCTAACAGATAGCCTTCAGGTACATGGACAAGAGTCACTGCTGTGTTCGACAACATGATGTGGGTTGAAGCAATGACAATTGGGaacatttatttagaattttttCAGAAAGCCTAGAGTATGACGTCAGGCAGTATTTCTTGATTTCAGCATTGTCCAATACTACCCTCTGGTGGAGTTTCCAAATGCCTTTTGCCTCAGTCTCATATTACAGACACATCATATGACTGGAAACATACTGTAGGTGCAGTGAGTGTACTTACCAAAACCCCTGCATATAAACGAGATAAGGGAATGTATTGCATTATTTTAAAGAAATAGTCACAAtgaatactgtattgtacttTATTCTATTGTGTTGATTTTCTGTGTCTAGTATTTTTATGTATCGCTGACCTCACAAAACctaatcctggactaaaaagaGAGAGATCAATCCCGGAAACTGTCCGAAAAAGCATTGTTTCTTGTTGTACATTAACATAGTTTGTGTTTTCAAAATCCCCTGGTATTAAAGTATTCATATTCAGAAACAGAGACTAGTCTCATTCGAACTATAGTGCATATTCaagccccttgactttttccacgttacagccttttctaaagtgcattaaattgttttatttttctctcctcaatctacacagaatacaaCATAATGAAAAAGAAAAAACTAGTTGAgaaattttggcaaatgtataatTTCtgaagtaagtattcagaccctttactcagtactttattgaagttgtcacgccctgaccttagagctttttatggctctattttggtttggtcagggtgtgatttgggtgggcattctatttctttgttttggctgggtatggttctcaatcagggacagctgtctattgttgtctctgattgggaaccatacttaggtagctttttacCACATGGTTTTAGTGGGTAGGTAATTTcagtttagtgttttgcaccttacaggactgtttcggttattctcgttgttatttttgttatagtgttcagttccaataaaaagcatgaacacttaccacgctgcgctttggtccgatgattcctcttcttcagacgacgAATACCGTTAcagaagtacctttggcagcgattacagtctcgagtcttcttgggtatgacgctacaagcttggcacacctgtatttggggagtttctcctattcttctctgcagatcctctcaagctctgtcaagttggatggggagcgtcgctgcacagctattttcaggtctctccagagatgtttgatcggtttCAAGTCTGGGCTATACCACAacttgactccaatcaagttgtagaaacatctcaaggttgatcaatggaaccaggatgcacctgagctcaatttctagtctcatagtaaagggcctgaatacttatgtaaatagggtatttctgtttaattaaataaaaaaattatacatttgcaaaaaaattggGTTTTGTGTCTAAATTGaggattttaatttatttaatacattttagaataaggctgtaatgtggaaaagtcaaggggtcttaatactttctgaatgcactgtatttgtgaATCTCACCTGTGATGGGGACATCAGGCCTGGGCTGCTCCTTGCGCCAGGAGGGCACAAACACAATGACGGTTGAGTGACCTCTATCCAGGAAATAGATCACTGCCAACTCAATTCCCTTACAGGAGAACACTTCCTTGTTACCATGACTGGAAGGGAGACAAAAGAGCAGGAAATGGGATAAGTAAATATGTCACTACTTTCTATGAATCAACAAACATTTCTAGTGAAGAGGGCAGATttaaaaggaaggagagaggtgaaggTGCAGTTTTATGTCGATCTCTGATTGTTTCATTGTTAAAAAAGGTTGAGCAAAGTTAATCTGACCAAATAATTTCTCCTCTGTCTACAATGCATTCGCTTCAGTGGCAATGCAAGCGAATGACAAGATTTGCATAGTTATTAAAAAAATACAGGAACACAGGTATGCAGCTCAAACAGTACTCTTTCTGAGTAGTAAAGTAGCATGGCATCATTAAAGTAAAGTAGCGGTTATAAGATAATAACATATGACAGAATGACAGCTATACTGTGCATCAAGGTCCTATTTTACGTacattaccgttcaaaagtttggggtcacatagaaatgtccttgtttttgaaagaaaagctattttttttgtccattaaaataacatcaaattgatcagaaatacagtgtagacattgttaatgttgtaaatgactattgtagctggacacAGTTGATTTCGAATGGtatctacataggcatatagaggcccattatcagcaaccatcactcctgtgttccaatggcacgttgtgttagctaatccaagttcatcattttaaaaagataattgatcattagaaaacaattttgcgattgttagcacagctgaaaactgcggtcctgattaaagaagcaataaaactggccttctttagactagttgagtatctggaacatcagcatttgttggttcgattacaggct harbors:
- the LOC109902159 gene encoding endoribonuclease ZC3H12A-like isoform X1 is translated as MDQAFPGLQTSATELQLRVDFFRKLGYSPIEVRAALLKLGLSTDTNSVLGELVRSGASTGTSNSTIPESVEDTTGPISHKGSNMASSRTHGSPGDRPVSLLEDSRDTDSGLKPIVIDGSNVAMSHGNKEVFSCKGIELAVIYFLDRGHSTVIVFVPSWRKEQPRPDVPITDQHILMELEKKKIVVFTPSRRVGGKRVVCYDDRFIVKLAYESDGVIVSNDTYRDLQGERPEWKRCIEERLLMYSFVNDKFMPPDDPLGRHGPSLENFLRKKPLLPEHKRQLCPYGKKCTYGVKCKFYHPERTHQSHCSLADELREKARLSSVKEDRNHTTSHLRGPQADPSPFPSYSLENDLEHRLTLEHRGSLREGPNSQVTENMFMSWDGPHSSRNQKARSPTAVDQGQMDWPNMPSMFSPYATTDLPYASISHECMDSGFGTYESQYSDVSQGHSKAFSPRQQQKQQGSRHPGMHSERLAQDSLQPCRCCFHLAPFTGPQQQHHSNPHLESQSQPRYDTYSPPLFPPNMHHYSLPCNFQQGRVGAHNFHPHQHPQKYWSDPFHGGVPQARALCSLTPSPHHHPPTPHGAPHSCSSYRNQQELNSWAQPPPPSAFDTDREELRKKLQAIFNPHQVDTVMGMFPHLMDAQKLAAEILNFKSDAGAF
- the LOC109902159 gene encoding endoribonuclease ZC3H12A-like isoform X2 → MDRQHPGVASSLLTLKLVFCSHGNKEVFSCKGIELAVIYFLDRGHSTVIVFVPSWRKEQPRPDVPITDQHILMELEKKKIVVFTPSRRVGGKRVVCYDDRFIVKLAYESDGVIVSNDTYRDLQGERPEWKRCIEERLLMYSFVNDKFMPPDDPLGRHGPSLENFLRKKPLLPEHKRQLCPYGKKCTYGVKCKFYHPERTHQSHCSLADELREKARLSSVKEDRNHTTSHLRGPQADPSPFPSYSLENDLEHRLTLEHRGSLREGPNSQVTENMFMSWDGPHSSRNQKARSPTAVDQGQMDWPNMPSMFSPYATTDLPYASISHECMDSGFGTYESQYSDVSQGHSKAFSPRQQQKQQGSRHPGMHSERLAQDSLQPCRCCFHLAPFTGPQQQHHSNPHLESQSQPRYDTYSPPLFPPNMHHYSLPCNFQQGRVGAHNFHPHQHPQKYWSDPFHGGVPQARALCSLTPSPHHHPPTPHGAPHSCSSYRNQQELNSWAQPPPPSAFDTDREELRKKLQAIFNPHQVDTVMGMFPHLMDAQKLAAEILNFKSDAGAF